In Halopelagius longus, the following proteins share a genomic window:
- a CDS encoding IucA/IucC family protein — translation MNPNDPTLQDALDADVWETVERRLLTKMLEEFAYEEIVAPRKVDAGDERSTYRFELGEAAYRFEAEERMMDSLHVYGETVERRADDEWVELGDPLTLLRDIGATTDLDGLTEGNLVREYKRTLLADAHIEARRRDREEFDPLALDYARLEGEMDGHPWITYNKGRLGWGYDDYKRYAPERKDPVTLSWVAVRKEKATFVATEDVEHDSLVRSELGDRYGEFRDRLDARGLDPDDYYLMPVHDWQWDNSIVPLFADDIAADDIVPLGDGPDEYLPQQSVRTFVNVDDDEKHHVKVPMRILNTLVWRGLPGERTELAPTVTEYIKGIYERDEFLQEQGLVLPGEIAGINYDHSDFTDIDGSPYQYHELMGVVWRESIYSFLEDDERAITLSSLMHVDGEGEPYLSRLVERSGLTLDEWLAEFFDTVLPPLLHFLYRYGTVFSPHGQNTILVVEDGVPTRLAVKDFVDDVNVSDRPLPELEALPDEMHDVLRKEPPEGLCQFVFCGLFVCVLRYVADILEEHEGYPEAEFWAHARTAILDYQAQFPELEERFELFDLLQPEFTKLSLNRNRIFDYGYDDAPGRPHASEHGTVANALHEVAAERPDDAKRPNPADD, via the coding sequence ATGAATCCCAACGACCCGACGCTTCAGGACGCACTGGACGCAGACGTCTGGGAGACGGTCGAACGCCGCCTCCTGACGAAGATGCTCGAAGAGTTCGCCTACGAGGAGATAGTCGCGCCGCGGAAGGTGGACGCCGGCGACGAGCGGTCCACCTACCGCTTCGAACTCGGCGAGGCGGCGTACCGCTTCGAGGCCGAAGAGCGGATGATGGACAGCCTCCACGTCTACGGTGAGACCGTCGAACGCCGCGCGGACGACGAATGGGTGGAACTCGGCGACCCGCTCACCCTCCTGCGCGATATCGGCGCGACGACCGACCTCGACGGTCTCACCGAGGGCAACCTCGTCCGCGAGTACAAGCGAACCCTGCTCGCGGACGCGCACATCGAGGCCCGTCGGCGGGATCGAGAGGAGTTCGACCCGCTGGCACTCGACTACGCCCGCCTCGAAGGCGAGATGGACGGCCACCCGTGGATAACGTACAACAAGGGCCGCCTCGGGTGGGGCTACGACGACTACAAGCGGTACGCCCCGGAGCGGAAAGACCCCGTGACGCTCTCGTGGGTCGCCGTACGGAAGGAGAAGGCGACGTTCGTCGCTACCGAGGACGTCGAGCACGATTCGCTCGTGCGGAGCGAACTCGGCGACCGCTACGGGGAGTTCCGCGATAGACTCGACGCGCGGGGCCTCGACCCGGACGACTACTACCTCATGCCGGTCCACGACTGGCAGTGGGACAACAGCATCGTCCCCCTGTTCGCCGACGACATCGCCGCCGACGACATCGTCCCCCTCGGCGACGGCCCCGACGAGTACCTCCCTCAGCAGTCGGTGCGCACCTTCGTCAACGTCGACGACGACGAGAAACACCACGTGAAGGTGCCGATGCGCATCCTCAACACGCTCGTCTGGCGGGGGCTACCAGGCGAACGGACGGAACTCGCCCCGACGGTCACCGAGTACATCAAGGGCATCTACGAGCGAGACGAGTTCCTCCAAGAACAGGGGCTCGTCCTCCCGGGCGAGATAGCCGGCATCAACTACGACCACTCGGACTTCACCGACATCGACGGCTCGCCCTACCAGTACCACGAACTGATGGGCGTCGTCTGGCGGGAGTCCATCTACTCCTTCCTCGAAGACGACGAGCGGGCGATAACGCTCTCCTCGTTGATGCACGTCGACGGCGAGGGCGAACCCTACCTCTCGCGCCTCGTCGAGCGGTCCGGGCTCACGCTCGACGAGTGGCTGGCGGAGTTCTTCGACACGGTGCTCCCGCCGCTCCTGCACTTCCTCTACCGATACGGCACGGTGTTCTCCCCGCACGGGCAGAACACCATCCTCGTCGTCGAGGACGGAGTTCCGACGCGCCTCGCGGTGAAGGACTTCGTGGACGACGTGAACGTCAGCGACCGACCGCTCCCCGAACTGGAGGCGCTCCCCGACGAGATGCACGACGTGCTGCGGAAGGAACCCCCGGAGGGGCTCTGTCAGTTCGTGTTCTGCGGGCTGTTCGTCTGCGTCCTCAGGTACGTCGCGGATATCCTCGAAGAGCACGAAGGCTACCCCGAAGCGGAGTTCTGGGCGCACGCGCGGACGGCCATCCTCGACTACCAGGCGCAGTTCCCCGAACTCGAAGAGCGGTTCGAGCTGTTCGACCTGCTCCAACCGGAGTTCACGAAGCTCAGCCTCAACCGCAACCGCATCTTCGACTACGGCTACGACGACGCACCCGGCCGCCCGCACGCCTCGGAGCACGGTACCGTCGCGAACGCGCTCCACGAAGTCGCGGCGGAACGCCCCGACGACGCGAAGCGCCCGAACCCCGCCGACGACTGA
- a CDS encoding lysine N(6)-hydroxylase/L-ornithine N(5)-oxygenase family protein encodes MTDDAYDVVGVGLGPFNLGLAAMLDGVEEDVDAAFLERDAEFNWHEGMLLEGTTLEVPFLADLVTLADPTNPHSYLNYLRETGRIYEFYFYETFQIPRREYNDYLRWVVANLDTCRFGREVTEVRWDDDRDHYVVAARHPDTGERFEYRGENLALGIGSRPTIPEHLRGHPEEDVFHTATYRHHRDRALEAESVTVVGSGQSAAEVFYDLLERQSDHGYRLDWLTRSDGFFPMEYSKLGLQHFTPEYDRYVYDLPQAVKDDLIPNQDLLYKGVDPETSAEIYDLLYRRSIGDREPDVGLFAMTEVRDIESVGGAYALDCHQWQVEESFVHESDVVVLGTGYERPVPDFLEPLSDAIGWDERGRYEVTEDHRLEIDVPGDVFLQNAELHTHGVGVPDLGLGCYRNAKFVNRLVGREAYPEDTDTVYQDFSVEQFVERAPGASRERGSEPTSTPTQDD; translated from the coding sequence ATGACCGACGACGCCTACGACGTGGTCGGCGTCGGTCTCGGCCCGTTCAACCTCGGCCTCGCGGCCATGCTGGACGGCGTCGAGGAGGACGTCGACGCCGCCTTCCTCGAACGCGACGCCGAGTTCAACTGGCACGAGGGCATGCTGTTGGAGGGGACGACGCTCGAAGTACCGTTCCTCGCGGACCTGGTGACGCTCGCGGACCCGACGAACCCCCACAGCTACCTCAACTACCTCAGGGAGACGGGCCGCATCTACGAGTTCTACTTCTACGAGACGTTCCAGATCCCCCGGCGGGAGTACAACGACTACCTCCGGTGGGTCGTCGCGAACCTCGACACCTGTCGGTTCGGTCGCGAGGTCACCGAGGTTCGGTGGGACGACGACCGCGACCACTACGTCGTCGCCGCGCGCCACCCCGACACCGGCGAACGGTTCGAGTACCGCGGCGAGAACCTCGCTCTCGGCATCGGCTCCCGGCCGACGATTCCCGAACACCTCCGGGGCCACCCCGAGGAGGACGTGTTCCACACGGCGACGTACCGCCACCACCGCGACCGAGCGCTGGAGGCGGAGTCGGTCACCGTCGTCGGGTCGGGACAGAGCGCCGCCGAGGTGTTCTACGACCTGCTCGAACGCCAGTCGGACCACGGCTACCGCCTCGATTGGTTGACCCGGTCGGACGGATTCTTCCCGATGGAGTACTCGAAACTCGGCCTCCAGCACTTCACGCCCGAGTACGACCGGTACGTCTACGACCTCCCGCAGGCGGTCAAAGACGACCTCATCCCGAATCAGGACCTGCTGTACAAGGGCGTCGACCCGGAGACGAGCGCCGAGATATACGACCTGCTCTACCGGCGCTCCATCGGCGACAGAGAACCCGACGTGGGTCTCTTCGCCATGACGGAGGTGCGGGATATCGAGTCGGTCGGCGGGGCGTACGCGCTCGACTGCCACCAGTGGCAGGTCGAGGAGTCGTTCGTCCACGAGAGCGACGTCGTCGTCCTCGGGACGGGCTACGAACGGCCCGTCCCGGACTTTCTCGAACCGCTCTCCGACGCCATCGGCTGGGACGAACGGGGCCGGTACGAGGTGACCGAGGACCACCGCCTGGAGATAGACGTGCCGGGGGACGTGTTCCTCCAGAACGCCGAACTCCACACCCACGGCGTCGGCGTCCCGGACCTCGGCCTCGGCTGTTACCGCAACGCGAAGTTCGTCAACCGGTTGGTCGGACGCGAGGCCTACCCCGAGGACACGGACACGGTGTATCAGGACTTCTCCGTCGAACAGTTCGTCGAACGCGCGCCCGGCGCCTCCCGCGAACGCGGGAGCGAACCGACCTCCACACCGACACAGGACGATTAA
- a CDS encoding GNAT family N-acetyltransferase — translation MTGPDATISAAYDYQTYDRSIEKTISFRRASLERDLGRLHAWLGSDHVKPYWQLDLPLPAFRDRLAEKLADDHLTPYVGCLDHVPMSYWECYWAADDDVANHYDADPADRGIHLLIGPEEYLGNGYALPLMRAVVAMQFRHPETDRVIAEPDARNDRVVRVFEKCGFEPRTEFYFEEAEKDALLLVCDRDRFESDVLADPTTARTRGVSAE, via the coding sequence ATGACAGGCCCAGACGCGACAATCTCGGCGGCGTACGACTACCAGACGTACGACAGAAGCATCGAGAAGACGATTTCGTTCCGTCGGGCCTCGCTGGAGCGCGACCTCGGCCGCCTCCACGCGTGGCTCGGGAGCGACCACGTGAAGCCGTACTGGCAGCTCGACCTGCCGTTGCCGGCGTTCCGCGACCGCCTCGCGGAGAAACTCGCGGACGACCACCTCACCCCCTACGTCGGCTGTCTCGACCACGTTCCGATGAGCTACTGGGAGTGCTACTGGGCGGCCGACGACGACGTGGCGAACCACTACGACGCCGACCCGGCCGACAGAGGGATCCACCTGCTCATCGGCCCCGAGGAGTACCTCGGAAACGGGTACGCGCTTCCGCTGATGCGGGCGGTCGTCGCCATGCAGTTCCGCCACCCCGAGACGGACCGCGTGATCGCGGAACCGGACGCCCGAAACGACCGCGTCGTCCGCGTCTTCGAGAAGTGCGGATTCGAACCGCGGACGGAGTTCTACTTCGAGGAAGCCGAGAAGGACGCCCTACTTTTGGTCTGCGACCGCGACCGGTTCGAGTCAGACGTGCTCGCGGACCCGACGACGGCGCGGACGCGGGGGGTGAGCGCCGAATGA